One Methanocaldococcus villosus KIN24-T80 genomic window carries:
- a CDS encoding 4Fe-4S binding protein codes for MKAYELIVHEEKCHGCGNCVVSCPVNAKLPETWGGKGPYNEESVVILVENGTVKVVNPELCGGCGACVEACPVNAIELRFKLI; via the coding sequence ATGAAAGCTTATGAGTTAATAGTTCATGAAGAAAAGTGTCATGGCTGTGGTAACTGTGTTGTTTCATGTCCTGTAAATGCTAAACTACCAGAAACATGGGGAGGCAAAGGGCCTTATAATGAGGAAAGTGTTGTTATATTGGTAGAAAATGGAACTGTTAAAGTAGTTAATCCTGAACTATGTGGGGGTTGTGGAGCATGTGTTGAAGCTTGCCCAGTTAATGCTATAGAATTAAGAT
- the fwdF gene encoding tungsten-dependent formylmethanofuran dehydrogenase subunit FwdF has translation MIVQIKEYFEDGLIIKREGKQERELIWLDSKCVGCGICYDICPCSAIHLGPLGAIAKGLVDAPKLDIDKDACALCGLCAAACPFDAMDLKINGKSIKEDENYPKIKRSIKISQDKCVLCEQCEMVCPRDAITVDRELAERKNFVIGEININKDRCVLCGICADYCPADAIILDYIPPSPVCPKPVLDIKVDKDLCVYCKVCEFVCPHDAIEVICYKCPMIKRVKKAKLYKDITGETKVDKEKCVTCGWCALICPADAIEVEKPFEGEVIIDTNLCNACGACVAICPCSAIEFPESDKIKGKSEYPVSKEICETCGICLKDIPKKTEKIYVNQDLCVLCGACSKACPINAITIKRTKINFEREPEALAWKLAFKKLTTN, from the coding sequence ATGATAGTGCAAATAAAAGAGTATTTTGAAGATGGTTTAATTATAAAGAGAGAAGGAAAACAAGAAAGAGAGTTAATCTGGTTAGATAGCAAATGTGTTGGCTGTGGAATATGTTATGACATCTGTCCATGTTCAGCTATACATCTTGGTCCTTTAGGAGCAATAGCTAAAGGACTTGTAGATGCTCCAAAGTTAGATATAGATAAAGATGCATGTGCTCTCTGTGGTCTCTGTGCAGCAGCATGTCCATTTGATGCAATGGACTTAAAAATAAATGGAAAATCAATTAAAGAGGATGAGAATTATCCAAAAATAAAGAGATCTATAAAGATTAGTCAAGATAAGTGTGTGTTGTGTGAGCAGTGTGAAATGGTCTGTCCAAGGGATGCTATAACAGTTGATAGGGAGTTAGCTGAAAGAAAGAATTTTGTTATTGGAGAAATAAATATTAATAAAGATAGATGTGTTCTCTGTGGAATCTGTGCTGATTACTGTCCAGCTGATGCTATTATATTAGACTATATCCCTCCATCACCAGTCTGTCCAAAACCTGTTTTGGATATCAAAGTTGATAAGGATTTATGTGTTTACTGTAAAGTTTGTGAATTTGTCTGTCCTCATGATGCTATTGAAGTTATATGTTATAAGTGTCCAATGATAAAGAGAGTTAAAAAAGCTAAGCTTTATAAAGACATTACTGGAGAAACTAAAGTTGATAAAGAGAAATGTGTTACCTGTGGATGGTGTGCTTTAATTTGCCCAGCAGATGCTATAGAAGTTGAAAAACCATTTGAAGGAGAAGTAATTATTGATACAAACCTTTGTAATGCCTGTGGGGCTTGTGTAGCTATCTGTCCATGTTCAGCTATAGAGTTTCCAGAATCTGATAAAATAAAGGGTAAAAGTGAATATCCTGTTAGTAAAGAGATATGTGAAACCTGTGGAATATGCTTAAAAGATATCCCTAAAAAAACAGAAAAGATTTATGTTAATCAAGATCTCTGTGTTCTTTGTGGAGCGTGTTCAAAAGCATGTCCAATAAATGCTATAACAATAAAGAGAACAAAAATTAACTTTGAAAGAGAGCCAGAAGCATTAGCATGGAAATTAGCTTTCAAAAAATTAACAACAAATTAA
- a CDS encoding 4Fe-4S binding protein, translating to MPEHILSGVKAIVAMKLRRKGLTQEEIAELLKCNRSAISHYLTGKYPKEKVIRVARAIESLSPREGVKIIKNLIEDKELIKNLIKNLYDIEIYWDENKCLFCGSCLICEAISQEGMKIKIDKDKCWLCLKCLELCPANALILKRENYDSANKRVF from the coding sequence ATGCCTGAACATATACTCTCTGGTGTAAAAGCTATAGTAGCTATGAAATTAAGAAGAAAAGGTCTAACTCAGGAGGAGATAGCTGAGTTATTAAAGTGTAATAGATCAGCTATCTCTCACTATTTAACTGGAAAATATCCAAAAGAGAAAGTTATTAGAGTAGCAAGAGCTATTGAAAGTCTCTCCCCAAGAGAAGGAGTTAAGATAATAAAGAACTTAATTGAGGATAAAGAGTTAATAAAAAATCTGATAAAAAATCTGTATGATATTGAAATATATTGGGATGAAAATAAATGCCTCTTCTGTGGATCTTGTTTAATTTGTGAAGCAATATCTCAAGAAGGGATGAAAATAAAGATAGATAAAGATAAATGTTGGTTATGTTTAAAATGCTTAGAACTTTGTCCTGCAAATGCATTAATCTTAAAGAGGGAAAATTATGATAGTGCAAATAAAAGAGTATTTTGA
- a CDS encoding PFL family protein has product MFLPEEIIETIKMIKMENLDLRTVTMGISLLDCVSNDLDELKENIYNKIVSSAENLVETADRISEKYGVPIVNKRVAVTPIALLIGGALKNIDDKIGACVEVGKTLDKAAKKVKVDFLGGYSALVHKDATEADLCLINSIPDMMKMTERVCSSVNVASTRTGINMDIVKLMGKIIKDTAYKTEKAIGCAKLVVFANAPEDNPFMAGAFHGVGEGDKAINVGISGPGVVRAVVEKLKNADFGTLHNEIKKTAFKITRVGELIGREICKELNIKFGIVDLSLAPTPAKGDSVANILEAMGLEKCGTHGSVAALALLNDAVKKGGLMATTYAGGLSGAFIPVSEDSGMVEAVKAGALSLEKLEAMTCVCSVGLDMIAIPGDTPEATISAIIADEMAIGVINNKTTAVRIIPIPGAKEGDIVEYGGLLGKAIVMKVNKFSSEKFINRGGKIPAPLQGFTN; this is encoded by the coding sequence ATGTTCTTACCAGAAGAAATAATTGAAACAATAAAAATGATAAAAATGGAGAATTTAGATTTAAGAACAGTTACTATGGGAATTAGCTTATTAGATTGTGTATCAAATGATTTGGATGAGCTAAAAGAAAATATTTACAATAAAATAGTTTCTTCAGCTGAAAATTTAGTAGAAACAGCTGATAGAATTTCAGAGAAATATGGTGTACCTATTGTTAATAAGAGAGTGGCTGTAACTCCTATAGCTCTACTGATAGGAGGAGCTTTAAAAAATATTGATGATAAAATAGGAGCTTGTGTGGAAGTTGGGAAAACCTTAGATAAAGCTGCTAAAAAAGTGAAAGTTGATTTTTTAGGAGGATATTCGGCATTAGTACATAAAGATGCTACTGAAGCAGATCTCTGTTTAATAAACTCTATTCCTGATATGATGAAAATGACTGAAAGGGTCTGTTCTTCTGTTAATGTAGCTTCAACAAGGACTGGAATTAATATGGATATTGTTAAGTTAATGGGTAAGATTATTAAAGATACTGCTTACAAAACTGAGAAGGCTATTGGCTGTGCAAAACTTGTGGTATTTGCAAATGCTCCAGAGGATAACCCATTCATGGCTGGAGCTTTCCATGGTGTTGGAGAGGGGGATAAGGCTATTAATGTTGGTATTTCAGGACCAGGAGTTGTTAGAGCTGTTGTTGAGAAATTAAAGAATGCAGATTTTGGAACTTTGCATAATGAAATTAAAAAGACTGCTTTTAAAATAACAAGAGTTGGGGAGCTCATAGGTAGGGAGATCTGTAAAGAATTAAATATTAAATTTGGAATTGTAGACCTCTCCTTAGCTCCAACACCTGCTAAAGGAGATAGTGTTGCTAATATTTTAGAAGCTATGGGTTTAGAGAAATGTGGAACTCATGGAAGTGTTGCTGCTCTTGCATTACTAAATGATGCTGTTAAAAAGGGAGGGTTAATGGCTACAACATATGCTGGAGGTTTAAGTGGAGCATTTATTCCTGTAAGTGAAGATAGTGGAATGGTCGAAGCTGTTAAAGCTGGAGCACTCAGTTTAGAAAAATTAGAAGCTATGACATGTGTGTGTTCTGTTGGTTTAGATATGATAGCTATTCCTGGAGACACTCCTGAAGCTACAATCTCTGCTATAATTGCTGATGAAATGGCTATAGGAGTTATAAATAATAAAACAACTGCTGTTAGAATTATCCCAATTCCAGGAGCTAAAGAAGGAGATATTGTTGAATATGGTGGATTATTAGGAAAGGCTATTGTTATGAAAGTCAATAAATTTTCTTCTGAGAAGTTTATTAATAGAGGAGGAAAAATACCTGCTCCTCTCCAAGGATTTACAAATTAA
- a CDS encoding DUF167 family protein → MIRECKDGVIVDIEVQPNANKNEIFGINEWRKRVMVKIKAPPVEGKANKEIIKFFRKLFNSDIEILSGTTSSKKSVLIKGVKKEDVERVIKCSYQKK, encoded by the coding sequence ATGATAAGAGAATGTAAAGATGGGGTTATTGTTGATATAGAGGTACAACCAAATGCTAATAAAAATGAGATTTTTGGAATTAATGAATGGAGAAAAAGAGTTATGGTAAAAATAAAAGCTCCTCCTGTAGAGGGGAAGGCTAATAAAGAAATAATAAAGTTTTTTAGAAAGTTATTTAATAGTGATATTGAGATCCTCTCAGGTACAACTTCATCAAAAAAATCTGTGCTAATTAAAGGAGTTAAAAAAGAAGATGTTGAAAGGGTGATTAAATGTTCTTACCAGAAGAAATAA
- a CDS encoding DUF5612 domain-containing protein, whose amino-acid sequence MEIGLSIEAENKIGVLHKITGIIFELGGNILYTQQFLKDNDVGFIYMEIEIDDVKKLEDELKKCKFIKSFEIHNTLKKIFGKRVIIIGGGAQVAEVARGAISEADRHNIRGERISVDTIPLVGEENLYEAVKAVAKLPRVGVLVLAGSLMGGKITEAVRELKKNGIIVISLKMFGSVPKEADLVVGDPLQAGVLAVMAIAETAKFDINKVRGRIL is encoded by the coding sequence ATGGAGATTGGTCTAAGTATAGAAGCTGAAAACAAAATAGGAGTTTTACACAAAATAACAGGAATAATATTTGAGTTAGGCGGAAATATATTATATACACAACAGTTTTTAAAGGATAATGATGTGGGATTTATCTATATGGAAATTGAGATAGATGATGTAAAAAAATTAGAAGATGAATTAAAGAAGTGTAAATTTATAAAATCTTTTGAAATTCATAATACACTAAAGAAAATCTTTGGTAAAAGAGTTATTATTATTGGTGGTGGAGCACAGGTTGCTGAAGTTGCTAGAGGGGCTATAAGTGAAGCTGATAGGCATAATATAAGAGGAGAGAGAATAAGTGTTGATACTATCCCTTTAGTAGGAGAAGAGAACTTATATGAAGCTGTAAAAGCTGTTGCTAAGCTTCCGAGAGTTGGAGTTTTAGTTTTGGCAGGGTCATTAATGGGAGGAAAGATAACAGAAGCTGTTAGGGAATTAAAGAAAAATGGAATTATAGTTATAAGTTTAAAAATGTTTGGTTCTGTCCCAAAAGAAGCTGATTTAGTGGTTGGAGACCCATTACAAGCTGGTGTTTTAGCAGTTATGGCTATAGCTGAAACTGCTAAATTTGATATAAATAAAGTTAGAGGAAGGATATTATGA